The Corynebacterium simulans genome contains a region encoding:
- the glgB gene encoding 1,4-alpha-glucan branching protein GlgB: MNIPEADLARLNECRHHAPHDFYGWHDGTVLTRRPGAEKVELVTETAVHEMNAVGHDLWECALDQEQDYRFRVTYPGQAPVEVADGYRFLPTASTFDLHLISEGRHERLWEVLGANLHSYDTHLGRVEGVSFAVWAPNAKGVAVVGDFNGWNPAQSPMRCLGATGVWELFVPGIGPGERYKFAIQTADGRRIDKADPMAKQTIAPPETVSVVMANDYEWNDSAWMDARNGNLDVPMSVYELHVGSWKQGADYNRLRAELIDYVLEQGFTHVELLPVAEHPFGGSWGYQVSGYYAPSARWGSPDELRALIDALHNAGIGVLIDWVPAHFPKDEFALGRFDGQALYEHPDPRRGEQADWGTYVFDFGRNEVRNFLVANALYWAEEFHVDGLRVDAVASMLYLDYSREVWLPNQYGGRENLEAVQFLQETNATLQRLHPGVLTIAEESTSWPGVTAPTSEGGLGFSLKWNMGWMNDTLEYFTHEPIYRQHHHGELTFSMVYAYSERYVLPFSHDEVVHGKGSLWTRMPGDDWNKAAGLRALYGYMFSHPGKNLLFMGQEFGQVAEWNESSSVDWANLEGWGGEWHRGIKRLVRDINIVYKDTPALWSQDFTQDGFQWVKADDSNNNVLGYVRYGNDGSALLAVCNFSGNSIPNYHMWLPRDGAWELLLNTDDAVYEGAGNDLAHKVHSTSNSADLHLPANSVQWYRFVG; encoded by the coding sequence ATGAACATTCCGGAAGCAGATCTCGCCCGCCTCAACGAGTGCCGCCACCATGCCCCACATGACTTTTATGGCTGGCACGACGGCACGGTTTTAACTCGTCGCCCCGGCGCCGAGAAGGTGGAGCTGGTCACCGAAACTGCAGTGCACGAGATGAATGCTGTAGGCCACGACCTGTGGGAGTGCGCACTAGACCAGGAGCAGGATTATCGCTTCCGGGTGACTTACCCAGGCCAGGCTCCGGTCGAGGTGGCCGACGGCTACCGGTTTTTACCCACTGCCAGCACTTTCGATCTACATCTGATTTCAGAAGGTCGTCACGAGCGGCTTTGGGAGGTACTTGGCGCGAATCTGCACAGCTACGACACGCATTTGGGCCGGGTTGAAGGTGTTTCGTTTGCGGTGTGGGCGCCGAATGCCAAAGGCGTTGCCGTAGTAGGCGACTTCAACGGCTGGAATCCCGCGCAGTCGCCGATGCGCTGTTTGGGCGCAACCGGGGTCTGGGAGCTCTTCGTCCCCGGCATCGGCCCCGGCGAGCGCTATAAGTTCGCGATTCAAACCGCGGACGGCCGGCGCATCGATAAGGCTGATCCGATGGCGAAGCAAACGATTGCTCCGCCGGAGACAGTCTCGGTAGTCATGGCAAACGATTACGAATGGAATGACTCCGCATGGATGGATGCTCGTAACGGCAATCTCGATGTGCCGATGAGCGTCTACGAGCTGCATGTGGGTTCTTGGAAGCAAGGCGCCGACTACAACAGGCTGCGCGCTGAGCTCATCGATTACGTCCTCGAGCAAGGCTTCACCCACGTCGAGCTGCTTCCGGTGGCAGAGCACCCCTTCGGCGGCTCTTGGGGCTACCAGGTCTCGGGCTACTACGCGCCGTCGGCGCGCTGGGGGTCGCCGGATGAGTTGCGTGCGCTAATCGACGCCCTGCATAACGCCGGCATCGGCGTCCTCATCGACTGGGTTCCGGCGCACTTTCCCAAAGACGAATTTGCACTGGGCCGCTTTGACGGCCAGGCACTCTACGAGCACCCCGATCCCCGCCGCGGCGAGCAGGCCGACTGGGGAACCTACGTCTTTGACTTTGGCCGCAACGAGGTGCGCAACTTCTTGGTAGCAAACGCGCTGTATTGGGCCGAAGAATTCCACGTCGACGGCCTGCGCGTGGATGCTGTAGCCTCGATGCTCTACTTGGACTACTCCCGTGAAGTATGGCTGCCCAATCAGTACGGTGGACGCGAAAACCTGGAAGCGGTACAGTTCTTGCAGGAGACGAACGCTACCCTGCAGCGCCTGCATCCCGGCGTGCTGACCATTGCCGAGGAATCGACCTCTTGGCCGGGCGTTACTGCTCCCACCTCGGAAGGCGGCCTCGGATTTTCCCTGAAATGGAATATGGGCTGGATGAATGACACCCTCGAGTACTTCACACATGAGCCCATCTACCGCCAGCACCATCACGGCGAGCTGACCTTCTCTATGGTCTATGCCTATTCAGAACGCTACGTGCTGCCGTTTAGCCACGATGAGGTGGTCCATGGCAAGGGCTCGCTGTGGACGCGCATGCCTGGCGACGATTGGAACAAGGCCGCAGGCTTGCGTGCGCTGTACGGATATATGTTCTCGCATCCGGGCAAGAATCTGCTGTTTATGGGCCAAGAGTTTGGCCAGGTCGCAGAGTGGAACGAATCCAGTTCTGTGGACTGGGCCAATCTCGAAGGCTGGGGCGGTGAGTGGCATCGAGGCATCAAGCGCTTAGTGCGCGATATCAATATCGTTTACAAAGACACCCCTGCCCTGTGGTCCCAGGACTTTACGCAGGATGGTTTCCAGTGGGTCAAGGCTGATGACTCGAACAATAACGTCTTGGGTTACGTGCGCTACGGCAACGATGGCTCGGCGCTGCTCGCCGTGTGCAATTTCTCAGGCAACTCCATTCCGAACTACCACATGTGGCTGCCCCGCGACGGCGCGTGGGAGTTGCTGCTCAACACCGACGACGCCGTCTACGAGGGCGCGGGCAATGACTTGGCACATAAGGTGCACTCCACATCGAATTCCGCGGATCTACACCTCCCGGCCAACTCCGTGCAGTGGTACCGCTTTGTGGGCTAG
- a CDS encoding low molecular weight phosphatase family protein yields MTKVLFLCNSNRGKSQMAAALAKLHAPSWKVYSAGVQVTEPGQSGDVNLEASHCLAEVGADMSEGTPKPVDPELAANVDHVIIVGGAEYDGPAERWEIEDPSQRGVEGKQRMVELRDDIDARVKELIARHN; encoded by the coding sequence ATGACGAAAGTACTATTCCTCTGTAATTCCAACCGCGGCAAGTCCCAGATGGCCGCAGCTTTGGCGAAGCTGCATGCTCCCTCGTGGAAGGTCTATTCGGCCGGCGTGCAAGTGACCGAACCGGGGCAGTCCGGCGATGTAAATCTCGAGGCATCCCATTGCCTGGCCGAAGTGGGCGCCGACATGTCTGAGGGCACGCCCAAGCCGGTTGATCCGGAACTTGCCGCCAATGTCGATCACGTCATCATCGTCGGTGGCGCCGAGTACGATGGACCCGCCGAGCGCTGGGAGATTGAAGATCCCTCCCAGCGTGGCGTGGAGGGCAAGCAAAGGATGGTCGAGCTGCGCGACGATATTGATGCCCGCGTCAAAGAATTGATTGCGCGCCATAATTAA
- a CDS encoding ABC transporter ATP-binding protein produces MTSPHRAPISSDPRQQAFAIRGLNKSFNGSPAVRNLDLDVPRGSIYGIVGPNGAGKTTMLTMGCGLLRPDSGESFVAGHRVWHDPIPAKASMGLLMDGAPVFDRLTGAEYLYYLGALRKLDEGEAQRRAAELLHVLALDDAASKRIADYSAGMTKKILLAGAVLHNPEVLILDEPLEAVDPVSGRLIQNVLVNFAARGGTVVISSHVMSLVEGLCTSVAIINDGQVLTSGTVDEVRGDKSLTDVFIELVGGADLDSNAFQWLGGN; encoded by the coding sequence ATGACTAGTCCGCACCGAGCACCGATTTCGTCCGATCCTAGGCAGCAAGCCTTTGCAATCCGTGGCCTTAACAAATCCTTCAATGGTTCTCCCGCCGTCCGCAATCTAGATCTCGACGTCCCGCGGGGTTCTATTTATGGCATCGTCGGCCCCAACGGTGCGGGCAAGACCACCATGCTGACCATGGGCTGCGGTCTTCTGCGCCCCGATAGCGGCGAGTCATTCGTTGCCGGTCACCGCGTGTGGCACGATCCAATCCCTGCGAAGGCATCGATGGGCTTGCTCATGGACGGCGCACCCGTATTCGACCGCCTCACCGGCGCCGAGTATCTCTACTACTTGGGCGCGCTACGCAAGCTCGACGAGGGGGAGGCACAGCGCCGCGCCGCCGAGCTCCTGCACGTGCTCGCGCTTGACGACGCCGCCTCCAAACGCATCGCCGACTATTCCGCTGGCATGACCAAGAAGATTCTGCTTGCCGGCGCAGTACTCCATAATCCCGAGGTGCTCATCCTCGATGAGCCGCTCGAGGCAGTCGATCCAGTATCCGGCCGCCTCATCCAAAACGTGCTCGTGAACTTCGCTGCCCGGGGTGGCACCGTGGTGATTTCCTCCCACGTCATGTCCCTAGTCGAAGGACTTTGTACCTCCGTGGCAATCATTAATGATGGCCAAGTGCTTACCTCCGGCACCGTCGATGAGGTCCGCGGTGACAAGAGCCTCACTGACGTCTTCATCGAGCTCGTCGGCGGCGCCGATCTCGATTCCAACGCCTTCCAGTGGTTGGGTGGAAACTAG
- a CDS encoding F0F1 ATP synthase subunit epsilon, with amino-acid sequence MADITAELVSVERKLWAGKATLVTAETTEGEIGVLPGHEPLVGQLADNGVVTIHPVDGERLVAAVQGGFLSVSKDKITVLANWATWSTEVDEAQASEDQKSEEPIVHNRGEAAQRALRRAKG; translated from the coding sequence ATGGCTGACATCACCGCTGAACTGGTATCCGTCGAGCGTAAGCTGTGGGCTGGTAAGGCCACGCTGGTTACGGCTGAGACCACTGAGGGTGAGATCGGCGTGCTTCCTGGCCACGAGCCATTGGTCGGTCAGCTGGCCGACAATGGTGTTGTGACCATCCACCCAGTCGACGGCGAGCGCCTCGTCGCCGCGGTCCAGGGTGGCTTCCTCTCCGTGTCCAAGGACAAGATCACTGTCCTCGCCAACTGGGCCACTTGGTCCACTGAAGTTGATGAGGCACAGGCTTCCGAAGACCAGAAGTCCGAGGAGCCCATTGTCCACAACCGTGGTGAAGCCGCTCAGCGAGCACTTCGTCGCGCCAAGGGCTAG
- a CDS encoding tetratricopeptide repeat protein: MTGPYVGGALDLGALKQQKETEEAPSGVSAFFEVTEANFESELIRRSAEVPVIALIGSSRSPASEQLKNDLRAVAEAGGLKFIVGYIDADAIPQVAQVFGVRNLPTTVALAAGQPITNFEGAQPKDALEQWTATLVEKLGPQLSGLSTETPEPETAADPRVQAAEESLNHGDFDAAIAHYDAILADDPDNAEVKQARNTTQVLRRLDPANRTEDPIAAADAAPADVAKQCDAADAEVVAGAPEKAFERLISAMQRTAGDDKQALKVRLLELFALFDASDSRVLQARTKLASALY, translated from the coding sequence GTGACCGGACCTTATGTAGGCGGTGCCCTTGACTTGGGCGCGCTGAAGCAGCAAAAGGAGACTGAGGAAGCGCCTTCCGGGGTATCTGCATTTTTCGAGGTAACCGAGGCTAACTTCGAATCCGAATTGATTCGCCGTTCCGCCGAGGTCCCCGTTATTGCGCTCATCGGTTCTTCGCGTTCGCCCGCCTCCGAGCAACTGAAGAATGACCTGCGCGCTGTCGCAGAGGCCGGTGGTCTCAAGTTCATCGTTGGCTACATCGACGCTGATGCTATCCCGCAGGTAGCGCAGGTCTTTGGCGTGCGAAACCTGCCGACCACCGTCGCCCTAGCTGCCGGCCAGCCGATTACCAACTTCGAGGGAGCCCAGCCCAAGGATGCGCTGGAGCAGTGGACTGCCACGCTCGTCGAGAAGCTTGGGCCGCAATTGAGTGGTCTCAGCACCGAGACCCCAGAACCAGAAACTGCCGCGGACCCACGCGTGCAGGCCGCCGAGGAGTCCCTAAACCACGGCGATTTCGACGCAGCCATCGCCCACTACGACGCCATTTTGGCCGACGATCCAGACAACGCCGAGGTCAAGCAGGCCCGCAACACCACCCAGGTTTTGCGTCGTCTGGACCCAGCCAACCGCACCGAGGACCCGATTGCTGCTGCCGACGCTGCGCCAGCCGACGTCGCCAAGCAGTGCGATGCCGCCGACGCCGAGGTCGTCGCCGGTGCGCCCGAGAAAGCCTTCGAGCGCCTCATCTCGGCGATGCAAAGAACCGCAGGCGACGACAAGCAAGCCCTCAAGGTTCGCTTGCTCGAGCTCTTCGCGCTTTTCGACGCCTCCGATTCCCGTGTCCTGCAAGCGCGCACCAAGCTCGCAAGCGCTCTTTATTAG
- the nucS gene encoding endonuclease NucS, with product MRLVIARCSVDYVGRLDAHLPVADRLILIKTDGSVSIHADDRAYKPLNWMTPPCTLEESAITDIDGEDTGEQLWLVENPKGEQLRITIAEIHQDISVELGEDPGLVKDGVEAHLQELLAEHIDTLGEDYSLVRREYPTAIGPVDIMAKDQDNKFVAVEVKRRGGIDGVEQLTRYLELLNRDELLAPVQGVFAAQEIKPQARTLAEDRGIRCVILDYQDLRGIESNELRLF from the coding sequence ATGCGTTTAGTCATCGCTCGTTGCTCAGTTGATTATGTCGGCCGTTTGGATGCCCATTTGCCAGTCGCCGATCGCCTCATCCTCATCAAGACAGATGGTTCCGTGTCGATCCACGCCGACGACCGCGCCTATAAGCCGCTGAATTGGATGACTCCGCCGTGCACGCTGGAGGAATCCGCCATCACTGACATCGACGGCGAGGACACTGGTGAGCAGCTGTGGCTCGTTGAAAACCCCAAGGGGGAGCAGCTGCGTATCACCATCGCGGAGATTCACCAAGACATCTCCGTAGAGTTGGGCGAGGACCCAGGGCTTGTTAAGGACGGCGTCGAGGCACACCTGCAGGAGCTGCTCGCCGAGCACATCGATACCCTGGGCGAGGACTATTCACTCGTTCGGCGCGAGTATCCAACCGCAATTGGCCCAGTCGATATCATGGCCAAAGACCAAGACAATAAGTTCGTTGCGGTTGAGGTTAAGCGCCGCGGTGGTATAGACGGCGTCGAGCAGCTCACACGCTATCTGGAGCTTCTCAACCGTGACGAGCTACTGGCACCCGTGCAAGGCGTGTTTGCAGCCCAGGAAATCAAGCCGCAGGCCCGTACGCTGGCCGAGGACCGCGGTATTCGCTGTGTCATCCTTGACTACCAAGATCTGCGCGGCATCGAGTCGAACGAGCTGCGTCTTTTCTAA
- a CDS encoding cation:dicarboxylate symporter family transporter: MPTLQPINGPKIPEPKAPKKDRTHWLYIGVIVAVIAGIALGLVAPGVAVNFKPLGTMFVSLIKMVIAPIIFCTIVLGIGSVRAAASVGKAGGIALAYFITMSTFALAIGLVVGNFIDPGAGLHISGGDGSKYIKAGAEGEGLWGFVSSIVPETMFSAFTSGSVLQVLFIALLCGFAVQSMGEAGEPILGFVASLQRLVFKILNMILWLAPLGSFGAMAGVVGETGMDAVKSLATLMLAFYITCFLFVFVVLGLIARVFGGISMWKLCKYLGREFLLIVATSSSESALPNLMRKLEHLGVEKPTVGIVVPTGYSFNLDGTAIYLTLSAIFISEAMHMPMNLGEQVGLLVFMIIASKGAAGVSGAGIATLAAGLQSHRPELLGGVDVIMGIDRFMSEARALTNFAGNALATILVGRWTKTVDMDRVTKVLNGEEPYADSGKDSTVNLRMPDVENPAHERLQPTQQVDLERYKDGSEMYYK, encoded by the coding sequence ATGCCGACTTTGCAACCAATTAATGGTCCAAAAATCCCGGAGCCCAAAGCCCCGAAGAAGGACCGTACCCACTGGCTCTACATCGGCGTCATCGTTGCGGTGATTGCCGGTATTGCCTTGGGTCTAGTCGCCCCGGGCGTTGCCGTTAACTTCAAGCCATTGGGCACGATGTTCGTCAGCCTCATTAAGATGGTCATCGCGCCAATCATCTTCTGCACCATCGTGCTGGGCATCGGCTCGGTGCGCGCTGCGGCATCGGTCGGTAAGGCCGGCGGCATCGCTCTGGCGTACTTCATCACGATGTCCACCTTTGCGCTGGCGATCGGCCTCGTGGTCGGAAACTTCATCGATCCCGGCGCTGGCCTTCATATTAGCGGCGGTGATGGCTCTAAGTACATCAAGGCAGGTGCGGAAGGCGAGGGTCTTTGGGGCTTTGTCAGCTCCATCGTCCCAGAGACCATGTTCTCGGCGTTTACCTCGGGATCTGTTCTCCAGGTCCTGTTTATCGCGTTACTGTGTGGCTTCGCCGTGCAGTCCATGGGCGAAGCAGGCGAACCTATTCTTGGCTTCGTCGCCAGCCTGCAGCGCCTCGTCTTCAAGATCCTCAACATGATTTTGTGGCTGGCTCCGCTCGGCTCTTTCGGAGCTATGGCAGGCGTCGTTGGTGAGACCGGCATGGATGCCGTGAAGTCCTTGGCCACCCTGATGCTGGCTTTTTACATCACCTGCTTCCTCTTCGTATTCGTGGTACTCGGCCTCATCGCCCGTGTATTCGGCGGTATCAGCATGTGGAAGCTCTGCAAGTATCTGGGCCGCGAGTTCCTGCTCATCGTTGCTACTTCTTCCTCTGAATCCGCATTGCCGAACCTCATGCGCAAGCTGGAACACCTCGGCGTGGAGAAGCCGACCGTGGGTATCGTTGTACCGACCGGTTATTCCTTCAACCTGGACGGCACCGCTATTTATCTGACGCTTTCCGCCATCTTCATTTCCGAGGCAATGCATATGCCGATGAACTTGGGCGAGCAGGTGGGCCTGCTGGTCTTTATGATCATCGCGTCCAAGGGCGCAGCGGGTGTCTCCGGAGCCGGCATCGCAACGCTGGCTGCGGGCTTGCAGTCCCACCGCCCTGAGCTCCTCGGCGGCGTCGACGTCATCATGGGCATCGACCGCTTTATGTCCGAGGCTCGCGCTCTGACCAACTTTGCCGGCAACGCGCTCGCAACCATCCTGGTTGGCCGCTGGACCAAGACCGTGGACATGGACCGCGTCACGAAGGTACTCAACGGTGAGGAACCATACGCTGATTCTGGCAAGGACAGCACCGTTAACCTGCGCATGCCAGACGTGGAGAACCCAGCCCACGAGCGCCTGCAGCCAACGCAGCAGGTTGATTTGGAGCGCTACAAAGACGGCTCTGAGATGTACTACAAGTAG
- a CDS encoding MTH1187 family thiamine-binding protein encodes MIVAFSVAPTVVGEETAEMSAAVAEAVRVVRASGLPNETNAMFTLIEGEWDEVFAVIKEATDAVRKVSPRTSLVVKADIREGVTGQLTQKVESVNRRLEENK; translated from the coding sequence ATGATTGTTGCTTTTTCTGTCGCGCCAACCGTGGTGGGCGAGGAAACTGCGGAGATGTCTGCAGCCGTCGCCGAAGCCGTCCGCGTGGTGCGCGCATCCGGCTTGCCCAACGAGACCAATGCCATGTTTACCCTTATAGAAGGCGAATGGGATGAGGTCTTTGCCGTAATCAAGGAAGCCACCGATGCGGTACGCAAGGTTTCGCCGCGTACCTCGCTTGTAGTCAAGGCCGATATCCGCGAAGGTGTGACTGGCCAGTTGACGCAAAAGGTGGAGTCTGTGAATCGACGTTTGGAGGAAAACAAGTGA
- a CDS encoding maltotransferase domain-containing protein, giving the protein MTTRLAIDDVRPSFSPTKAVVNEVVPVTALVWREGHDAVSATLSVWNTESPSVSSVTMDQDPIDPDRRHGVFTPLTCGRWFFRIDAWSDPMATWRNAVEKKMAAGQTAAELSNDLLHGAELFERAGMPDVAKSLANESLDLASRVEAALSDAVAKKLHAHPLRDLLVEGEVHEVLVERREALYNSWYELFPRSTGGWDEEGNPVHGTFKTTAKALERVADMGFDTVYFPPIHPIGKVHRKGKNNSVVAEPGDVGSPWAIQDHSTTHPDLGTMDDFKKLVSRAQELGLEVALDLALQAAPDHPWAKTNPEFFTVLADGTIAYAENPPKKYQDIYPLNFDNDPDAIYKEIFRIVMIWIEAGVTTFRVDNPHTKPANFWTWLIDKVHVTHPEVIFLAEAFTRAPRLFGLAKAGFTQSYTYFTWQTSKHELTEFAKMHVDQADICRPNLFVNTPDILHESLQTGGRAMFAIRAALAATLSPLWGVYSGYELYEHEAVAPGSEEYMDSEKYELRPRDFQEAATRGASLESYIRLLNLIRRENPALQQLRNLKFHDVDNEKIIAYSKADPATGNVILAVINLDPRNAQEATVTVDMEAIGRADGDVYTVHDAITGAAYNWSNRNFVRLEPMRDVAHLFVLPQADPHSLDRLAWRDVNDYRP; this is encoded by the coding sequence ATGACTACACGCCTCGCCATCGATGATGTCCGTCCTAGCTTCTCTCCCACTAAGGCCGTGGTTAATGAGGTGGTTCCGGTAACCGCGTTGGTCTGGCGGGAAGGCCATGATGCGGTGTCGGCAACCCTTTCGGTATGGAATACCGAATCCCCTTCGGTTTCCTCGGTGACCATGGACCAAGACCCAATTGACCCTGACCGTAGGCATGGTGTGTTTACTCCGCTTACCTGTGGGCGCTGGTTCTTCCGTATCGATGCGTGGTCAGACCCGATGGCAACGTGGCGCAATGCGGTGGAAAAGAAGATGGCTGCGGGGCAGACGGCCGCCGAGCTTTCCAACGATCTCCTCCACGGCGCAGAGCTTTTTGAGCGGGCGGGAATGCCCGATGTTGCTAAGTCGCTAGCGAATGAGTCTTTGGACCTGGCCTCGCGCGTCGAGGCAGCGCTTTCCGACGCCGTGGCAAAGAAACTGCATGCGCACCCCTTACGGGATCTGCTCGTGGAAGGCGAGGTCCACGAGGTACTGGTCGAGCGCCGAGAAGCGCTTTATAACTCTTGGTATGAGCTCTTCCCGCGTTCTACGGGCGGTTGGGATGAAGAAGGCAACCCAGTCCACGGCACTTTCAAGACCACGGCCAAGGCGCTGGAGCGAGTCGCAGACATGGGCTTCGACACAGTGTATTTTCCGCCGATCCACCCCATCGGCAAGGTTCACCGCAAGGGCAAGAACAACTCGGTGGTGGCTGAACCAGGCGACGTCGGCTCGCCGTGGGCAATTCAAGATCATTCCACCACTCACCCAGACTTGGGCACGATGGATGATTTCAAAAAGCTGGTTTCCCGCGCGCAGGAGCTGGGGCTCGAGGTAGCGCTGGACTTAGCGCTCCAGGCCGCACCGGACCATCCGTGGGCCAAGACGAACCCAGAGTTTTTCACGGTCTTGGCTGACGGCACCATCGCTTATGCGGAGAATCCTCCGAAAAAGTACCAGGACATCTATCCCCTAAACTTCGACAACGACCCAGACGCGATCTATAAGGAGATCTTCCGCATCGTGATGATCTGGATCGAGGCGGGCGTAACCACCTTCCGCGTGGATAACCCGCATACCAAGCCGGCAAACTTTTGGACCTGGCTCATAGACAAGGTGCACGTGACCCATCCAGAGGTCATCTTCCTGGCGGAGGCCTTTACCCGCGCGCCACGGCTGTTCGGCTTGGCAAAGGCAGGCTTTACCCAGTCCTATACCTATTTCACCTGGCAAACCTCGAAGCACGAGCTGACCGAGTTTGCCAAGATGCACGTGGATCAGGCGGATATTTGCCGCCCCAACCTCTTCGTGAATACGCCTGACATCCTGCACGAGTCTTTGCAGACCGGCGGGCGGGCCATGTTCGCTATCCGCGCGGCTTTGGCCGCGACTCTGTCTCCGCTATGGGGCGTGTACTCCGGCTATGAGCTTTATGAGCACGAGGCAGTGGCGCCGGGCAGCGAGGAGTACATGGACTCTGAGAAGTACGAGCTGCGCCCGCGCGACTTCCAGGAGGCGGCTACCCGTGGCGCATCGTTGGAATCCTATATTCGCCTGCTCAATCTCATCCGCCGTGAGAACCCCGCGCTGCAGCAGCTGCGCAACCTCAAATTCCACGACGTCGATAACGAAAAAATCATTGCCTACTCCAAGGCAGATCCTGCGACGGGCAACGTGATCCTGGCCGTGATCAACCTGGATCCGCGCAATGCCCAAGAAGCCACCGTTACCGTAGATATGGAAGCGATCGGCAGGGCCGACGGTGACGTCTACACCGTCCACGATGCCATTACCGGCGCCGCCTATAACTGGTCCAACCGCAACTTCGTGCGACTCGAACCGATGCGCGACGTCGCCCATCTGTTCGTGCTGCCGCAGGCTGACCCGCATTCCTTGGACCGCCTTGCCTGGCGCGACGTCAACGATTATCGACCTTAA
- a CDS encoding DUF2550 domain-containing protein — translation MNISGLGWLFLIVAASILLCLMLAARRFFKLRARGTSVLLRTLPAKNSRSWRHGVMRYSGEYVEYFKLRSVSVQADLRFNRLGVELIGTRQLDDDEAAFMSAADQVIRFSFADQEYEIATDLHGIMGLTAWIEAAPSKRLERPDYRRLRQRATRFTKE, via the coding sequence ATGAACATTTCAGGTCTAGGCTGGTTGTTCCTCATCGTGGCGGCTTCTATCCTTTTGTGTCTTATGCTTGCTGCTCGCCGCTTTTTCAAGTTGCGGGCGCGCGGGACCTCTGTATTGCTGAGAACCCTGCCTGCTAAAAACTCTCGTTCTTGGCGTCATGGCGTGATGCGCTATAGCGGGGAATACGTGGAGTACTTCAAGCTGCGCTCGGTTTCGGTCCAAGCAGACCTTCGTTTCAATCGCCTCGGCGTCGAACTAATTGGCACTCGTCAATTGGACGATGACGAGGCTGCTTTTATGTCCGCCGCCGACCAGGTCATCCGCTTTTCCTTCGCGGATCAGGAATACGAAATCGCCACTGACCTACACGGAATCATGGGGCTCACCGCCTGGATTGAGGCGGCGCCTTCCAAGCGCTTGGAACGTCCTGACTATCGGCGTCTGCGCCAGCGCGCTACCCGTTTTACTAAGGAGTAG